ATCGAGGATTCCGCTCCATTGCTTGCTTTTTACCAATTTGAACTCTACCGTACCTTTGTACGCCGACGAATTCAAATTGTCAAAATATAACTTCCTTTTTCGCACTCTGACAGCGTGTCGATAGGTTTATCGACACGCTGAACCGCCACACAATAATGTGTGGCGGTTTTTTAATTGCTTTGTCATTCTGAACGTCAGCGAAGAAGCCCATAAATTAATACTATTCCTCTTTCGTTCGGACTGATATTTTTTATTTCAATCCAAATTCCACTTCAAGCACTTCGGCTCGTCTTTGGTCGTTCATATTTTCTTCAATATGAACGATTTTTTCGTTTTCAAACACTTTAAAGGTTCTGTCATCAATGGTTTTTCTTCCGTTTTCGGTTTTCATGGCAATCATTAAAGTTTTGTTGAAGATGGAATCGGGATGTGCTTCGCAATAAAAAGAAGGCGGAACAAAATCGATGTTATACTGTCTTTCTTCCGAAAAAGAATAGAAAATACGCCACTTCCCCTGATACAGGTCATAAAGCTCCCATTCACCAAACTCGTTTTTCTCGAATTTATAGGTTTCGCCAAACTGTTCCTGCACCAAACCGACCTCTAATTTAAGCGGATAACGCGGTGCTGTTTGTCCGATGCCCACATCCAAAATATATACACCATCTTCGCACTGAACCGCTACAACTCTGTGACGGCGAAACGGGATTGTGGTTTCGTTTCGCAGATATCTTGCCAAATAGTCGCAGGTTTCAAACCCCATTTCGGAAAGCATATGCGATAACAATCCGTTTACTTCAAAGCAATATCCGCCACGAGCGCGATTTACAATTTTATCATATAAATCAGCAGGCTCTAAAGACAGCGGTATTTTGTCTACCAAATCCAGATTTTCGTACGGTACATTTGTAACATTTGCATACTGAAGCGCCTTTAAAAATTCATAGGTTTGTTCTATCTTGGTATTTTCCGCCAACCCAATACGCTTAAAGTATTTTTGGATATCCATAAATTTACCTCTTTGCTATCTTTATTTGCTCAAAATATTCTTTAGTG
Above is a window of Clostridia bacterium DNA encoding:
- a CDS encoding arylamine N-acetyltransferase, which produces MDIQKYFKRIGLAENTKIEQTYEFLKALQYANVTNVPYENLDLVDKIPLSLEPADLYDKIVNRARGGYCFEVNGLLSHMLSEMGFETCDYLARYLRNETTIPFRRHRVVAVQCEDGVYILDVGIGQTAPRYPLKLEVGLVQEQFGETYKFEKNEFGEWELYDLYQGKWRIFYSFSEERQYNIDFVPPSFYCEAHPDSIFNKTLMIAMKTENGRKTIDDRTFKVFENEKIVHIEENMNDQRRAEVLEVEFGLK